One Sphingomonas sp. SUN039 genomic window carries:
- a CDS encoding ArsI/CadI family heavy metal resistance metalloenzyme: MKRMHLHVGVSDLDTSIAFYTGLFGAEPTVTKSDYAKWMLDDPRVNFAISSGDHTEKGIEHIGIQAETLDELGEIYGRLKAAGRPVLEEGATTCCYAQSDKNWITDPDGVVWEAFLTNGEATVYGDKLQVANAHASLNALESANASATTCCAPKIA; encoded by the coding sequence ATGAAACGGATGCATCTCCACGTCGGGGTCAGCGACCTCGATACCTCCATCGCTTTTTACACCGGCCTGTTCGGCGCGGAGCCGACCGTGACCAAGTCCGACTATGCCAAATGGATGCTCGACGACCCGCGCGTGAACTTCGCGATCTCGTCGGGGGACCACACCGAAAAAGGCATCGAACACATCGGTATCCAGGCCGAAACGCTCGACGAGCTCGGCGAAATCTATGGCCGGTTGAAAGCCGCCGGACGTCCGGTGCTCGAGGAAGGGGCGACGACCTGTTGCTACGCCCAGTCGGACAAGAACTGGATTACCGACCCCGACGGCGTCGTCTGGGAAGCGTTCCTGACCAATGGCGAGGCCACGGTGTACGGCGACAAACTACAGGTCGCCAACGCCCACGCCAGTCTGAATGCGCTCGAAAGTGCCAACGCCTCCGCCACCACCTGCTGCGCCCCGAAAATCGCGTGA
- a CDS encoding aquaporin, with product MLLVATVIGSGIMAERLAGGNDAVALLGNTAATGAVLYVLIALLGPISGAQFNPAVTLMLGARSRAAVIAVQILAAVAGTVLAHLMFGHAALEIGAKARTGPAIWLGEFVATFGLLLTIRLGLRYRAESVPALVAAWIVAGYWFTSSTSFANPAVTLARALTDSFAGIRMIDVPAFVLAQLAGAFAGYHVSGWLTAEEQRP from the coding sequence ATGCTACTTGTCGCCACTGTCATCGGTTCGGGCATCATGGCTGAGCGCCTCGCGGGCGGAAACGATGCGGTCGCGCTGCTCGGCAATACGGCGGCGACCGGCGCGGTGCTCTATGTCCTCATCGCCCTGCTCGGCCCCATATCGGGCGCGCAGTTCAATCCAGCCGTGACGCTGATGCTCGGGGCGCGGTCGCGGGCGGCGGTCATCGCAGTCCAGATTTTGGCCGCCGTTGCCGGCACCGTGCTGGCGCATCTGATGTTCGGTCATGCCGCGCTCGAAATCGGCGCAAAGGCCCGCACCGGCCCGGCAATCTGGCTCGGCGAATTCGTGGCGACCTTCGGGCTGCTGCTGACCATCCGCCTCGGCCTGCGCTACCGCGCCGAGTCGGTCCCGGCGCTCGTCGCGGCGTGGATCGTCGCCGGTTACTGGTTCACCTCGTCGACCAGCTTCGCCAACCCCGCCGTCACCCTCGCCCGCGCCTTGACCGACAGTTTTGCCGGGATACGGATGATCGACGTTCCCGCCTTCGTCCTCGCGCAACTGGCGGGCGCCTTCGCCGGATACCATGTGAGCGGCTGGTTGACCGCAGAGGAGCAACGCCCATGA
- a CDS encoding arsenate reductase family protein — MKATIWHNPACGTSRKTLAILNETPGVEVEVIEYLKAPPSRERLSALYAAAGMTPRQGLRTHNAPAAELCAELGLADAGDDVILDAMMAHPVLINRPLVETPKGVRLCRPQDVVHEIL; from the coding sequence ATGAAAGCGACCATTTGGCACAATCCCGCGTGCGGCACATCGCGCAAGACCCTGGCGATCCTGAACGAGACCCCCGGCGTCGAGGTCGAGGTCATCGAATATCTGAAAGCGCCGCCGAGCCGCGAACGCCTGTCCGCGCTCTATGCGGCGGCGGGCATGACCCCGCGACAGGGGCTGCGGACGCATAACGCGCCTGCCGCCGAGCTATGTGCCGAACTCGGGCTTGCCGATGCCGGGGACGACGTCATCCTCGACGCGATGATGGCGCATCCGGTGCTTATCAACCGCCCGCTCGTCGAAACGCCGAAGGGCGTCCGCCTGTGCCGTCCGCAGGATGTAGTTCACGAAATCCTCTGA
- a CDS encoding alpha/beta fold hydrolase, giving the protein MRFLKWAVGLLLVAIIGLGFAYWTPDTDKAAMRAKYGSAASKYLNMGDAFVVHYRDEGPRDAPVIVLIHGSNSFLQTWDDWTRALTPTYRVIRLDLPGHGLTGDYRARSYNRSDYVDVIDAVTKKLRVSRFVLGGNSMGGGVAWAYAHQYPFKVTGLVLVDATGAPQPADAKLPLGFRLAGTPVARDLMAYITPRSLVADGLRGSFADPSKVTEAKIDRYWELLRYPGNRVATVYRFSAGRETAITTPLPHPIPTLIMWGAADKLIPVSSAAWFKAQLPDAQEIIYPNVGHLPMEEIPERSAADLKTWLAKLPKAQ; this is encoded by the coding sequence ATGCGTTTCCTGAAATGGGCTGTCGGCCTGCTGCTCGTCGCCATTATCGGTCTTGGCTTTGCCTATTGGACGCCCGACACCGACAAGGCGGCAATGCGCGCCAAATACGGGTCGGCGGCGTCGAAATATCTCAACATGGGCGATGCGTTCGTCGTCCATTACCGTGACGAGGGGCCGCGCGATGCGCCGGTGATCGTGCTGATCCACGGGTCGAACAGCTTCCTGCAAACATGGGATGACTGGACCCGCGCGCTGACACCCACCTACCGCGTCATCCGGCTCGACTTGCCCGGCCACGGCCTGACCGGCGATTACCGCGCGCGCAGTTACAACCGCAGCGACTATGTCGACGTCATCGATGCCGTGACCAAGAAGCTGCGCGTCAGCCGCTTCGTCCTCGGCGGCAATTCGATGGGCGGCGGCGTCGCCTGGGCCTATGCGCACCAATATCCGTTCAAGGTCACGGGACTCGTCCTCGTCGATGCGACCGGGGCACCGCAGCCTGCCGATGCGAAACTGCCGCTCGGCTTTCGTCTGGCGGGCACACCGGTGGCCCGCGACCTGATGGCCTATATCACCCCGCGGTCGCTGGTCGCCGACGGCCTGCGCGGATCGTTCGCCGATCCGTCGAAAGTGACCGAGGCCAAGATCGACCGTTACTGGGAGTTGCTGCGCTATCCCGGCAACCGTGTCGCCACCGTCTATCGCTTCAGCGCCGGACGCGAGACCGCCATCACAACACCGCTGCCGCATCCCATTCCCACGCTCATCATGTGGGGCGCGGCGGACAAGCTCATTCCGGTGTCGTCGGCGGCCTGGTTCAAGGCGCAGCTGCCCGACGCGCAGGAGATTATTTACCCCAATGTCGGCCATTTGCCGATGGAGGAAATCCCGGAACGGAGCGCCGCCGATCTCAAAACCTGGCTCGCAAAACTGCCGAAGGCGCAGTAG
- a CDS encoding ParA family protein codes for MATIAVYSLKGGVGKTTLAVNLAWSAAVQSSRRTLLWDLDPQAASSWLLDTGTKAKDAAQTVFARDVSPKKLIVPTAIEGLDLLRADTSLRGLDQFFFELGKRKRLARLLGDLDKTYDRIVLDCPPGLTETSEQVMRAADLILVPVIPSPLSRRALDEVIAYLAREHGKHAPILPVYSMVDRRRLLHREAIERDTAWPVIPMASAVEQMSVRRAPVGTFAANSPAGEAFARLWTGVERKLSRVRAK; via the coding sequence ATGGCAACGATCGCGGTCTATTCACTGAAAGGCGGCGTCGGCAAGACGACGCTGGCGGTCAATCTGGCGTGGAGCGCCGCCGTCCAGTCGTCGCGGCGTACCTTGTTGTGGGACCTCGACCCGCAGGCCGCCTCAAGCTGGCTGCTCGATACCGGCACCAAGGCAAAGGACGCGGCTCAGACCGTCTTTGCCAGGGACGTCAGCCCCAAAAAGTTGATCGTCCCGACCGCCATCGAGGGCCTCGACCTGCTGCGTGCGGACACGTCGTTGCGCGGGCTCGACCAGTTCTTCTTCGAACTCGGCAAACGCAAGCGGCTGGCGCGGCTGCTCGGCGATCTCGACAAGACCTACGACCGCATCGTGCTCGACTGCCCGCCGGGTCTCACCGAGACCAGCGAACAGGTGATGCGCGCCGCCGACCTGATCCTCGTGCCCGTTATCCCCTCGCCGCTGTCGCGCCGCGCCTTGGACGAGGTCATCGCCTATCTCGCCCGCGAACACGGCAAGCACGCGCCGATCCTGCCGGTCTATTCGATGGTCGACCGTCGCCGCCTGCTCCACCGCGAGGCCATCGAGCGCGACACCGCCTGGCCCGTCATCCCCATGGCGAGCGCCGTCGAACAGATGAGTGTCCGCCGCGCACCGGTGGGGACATTCGCGGCGAACTCCCCGGCGGGCGAGGCGTTTGCACGGCTGTGGACGGGGGTCGAGCGCAAGCTGTCGCGGGTGCGCGCCAAGTGA
- the aat gene encoding leucyl/phenylalanyl-tRNA--protein transferase, translated as MSAPLPPLDPDLLLRAYTVGVFPMADSRDAPSVYWVEPKTRAILPLDHFHLSKSLRKTLLSGRYETTANRDFAGVVKLCAEAAANRPDTWINAQIESAVQVLHEHGHAHSVETWKDGRLVGGLYGISLGGAFFGESMVSRATDASKVALAHLVARLRTGGFSLLDCQFMTDHLASLGAVEVSRSAYMALLDAAVSGAVSAAGASSPPDFGALDRLPDDGSPPAASPDSVTVSGPTSAWRIVQSLAHTS; from the coding sequence GTGAGCGCGCCACTCCCGCCGCTCGATCCCGACCTGCTCCTTCGCGCCTATACTGTCGGCGTGTTTCCGATGGCGGACAGCCGCGATGCGCCTTCGGTTTACTGGGTCGAGCCCAAGACGCGGGCGATCCTGCCACTCGACCATTTTCATCTCTCGAAATCGCTCCGCAAGACGCTGCTCTCTGGCCGCTACGAGACCACTGCCAACCGCGATTTCGCCGGTGTCGTAAAGCTCTGCGCCGAAGCGGCGGCAAACCGACCCGACACCTGGATCAACGCCCAGATCGAGAGCGCGGTGCAGGTGCTCCACGAACATGGCCATGCCCATTCGGTCGAGACCTGGAAGGACGGGCGGCTCGTCGGCGGACTTTACGGCATTTCGCTCGGCGGGGCGTTCTTCGGCGAGTCGATGGTCAGCCGCGCGACCGACGCGTCGAAGGTCGCGCTGGCACATCTCGTCGCGCGGTTGCGGACCGGCGGGTTCTCGCTGCTCGATTGCCAGTTCATGACCGACCATCTCGCCTCGCTCGGCGCGGTCGAAGTCAGCCGGTCGGCCTATATGGCGTTGCTCGACGCCGCTGTTTCGGGGGCCGTGTCGGCGGCAGGCGCATCCTCGCCGCCCGATTTCGGCGCTCTCGACCGCCTGCCCGACGACGGATCGCCGCCTGCCGCATCGCCCGACAGCGTCACCGTGTCGGGGCCGACCTCGGCGTGGCGCATCGTGCAATCCTTGGCCCATACATCGTAA
- a CDS encoding NADH:ubiquinone oxidoreductase subunit NDUFA12: MGIFGTLLGWATWWDGAALTHRLGIRSNRRMGADAAGNVYFEGKPDMNGIPRRYVLYKGANDASRVPPEWHGWLHHQVDDLPDSSLPPPRRWEKEAKPNLTGTAAAYRPAGALESGGKRAPATGDYEAWTPDAV, from the coding sequence ATGGGCATTTTCGGAACGCTTCTCGGCTGGGCTACTTGGTGGGACGGGGCCGCGCTGACGCATCGCCTCGGCATCCGGTCGAACCGGCGCATGGGTGCCGACGCCGCCGGTAATGTCTATTTCGAGGGTAAGCCCGACATGAACGGCATTCCCCGGCGCTATGTGCTCTACAAGGGCGCGAACGACGCCAGCCGGGTTCCGCCCGAATGGCATGGCTGGCTGCACCACCAGGTCGACGATCTGCCCGACTCCAGCCTGCCGCCGCCGCGCCGCTGGGAAAAAGAGGCCAAGCCTAATCTGACCGGTACCGCTGCGGCCTATCGTCCGGCAGGCGCGCTCGAATCGGGCGGCAAGCGTGCGCCCGCGACGGGCGATTACGAAGCCTGGACGCCGGACGCCGTCTGA
- a CDS encoding DUF192 domain-containing protein: MRIVLSSVLLVLAVTGCSGAGSDAAARTASASAASLTITTAAKSHVFHIEVARTEAQQERGLMFRSHLAPDQGMIFPMDPPRMASFWMKNTVIPLDMIFIRADGTIARIAAETVPYSLAPVSSGEPVAAVLEIAGGRAAELGINEDDKVVWTDKR, from the coding sequence ATGCGTATAGTCTTGTCGAGCGTGCTGCTGGTGCTCGCGGTAACGGGGTGCAGTGGCGCGGGCAGCGACGCGGCGGCAAGGACGGCATCGGCCTCGGCTGCTTCACTGACGATTACGACGGCTGCCAAAAGCCATGTCTTCCATATCGAGGTCGCGCGAACCGAGGCGCAGCAGGAACGCGGCCTGATGTTCCGCAGCCACCTTGCCCCCGATCAGGGCATGATCTTTCCGATGGACCCGCCGCGTATGGCGAGCTTCTGGATGAAGAACACGGTTATCCCGCTCGACATGATCTTCATCCGTGCCGACGGGACGATTGCGCGGATTGCGGCGGAGACAGTACCCTATTCGCTGGCCCCGGTCTCATCGGGCGAACCGGTGGCGGCAGTGCTCGAGATTGCGGGCGGTCGCGCCGCCGAACTCGGCATCAATGAAGACGACAAGGTAGTGTGGACGGACAAGCGCTGA
- a CDS encoding cold-shock protein, which translates to MPDDGATRCAGLVKWFDSTRGFGFAVTEIGDVLVHFSLLREHDRRTLPDGAGVVLDAIETGRGWQASKVVSIDLTTATGPDADIRAAERRGRGDPQALLEHAGPPEEVEVKWFNRLKGYGFVVRSGASEDIFLHMETLRRAGFTDVVPEQTLRARIAAGQKGPLVVEVEPG; encoded by the coding sequence ATGCCCGACGACGGCGCAACGCGCTGTGCCGGTCTGGTCAAATGGTTCGACTCCACCCGAGGCTTCGGTTTTGCCGTCACCGAAATCGGCGATGTACTTGTCCATTTCTCGCTCCTTCGCGAACACGACCGGCGGACTTTGCCCGATGGCGCAGGCGTTGTGCTCGATGCGATCGAAACGGGACGCGGCTGGCAGGCATCGAAAGTCGTGTCGATCGACCTGACGACCGCGACTGGCCCCGATGCGGACATCCGTGCTGCTGAACGGCGGGGGCGAGGCGATCCGCAAGCGTTGCTGGAACATGCAGGCCCGCCCGAAGAGGTCGAGGTCAAGTGGTTCAACCGGTTGAAGGGCTATGGCTTCGTCGTCAGGTCGGGGGCAAGCGAAGACATTTTTCTCCACATGGAAACGTTAAGGCGTGCCGGGTTCACCGACGTCGTGCCCGAGCAGACCTTGCGCGCCCGCATTGCGGCGGGGCAGAAGGGGCCGTTGGTGGTCGAGGTGGAGCCTGGGTAA
- a CDS encoding regulatory protein RecX, whose translation MPQSRSARPPRPLDPSTLQALAIRYVGRYATTEAKLRTYLARKIGERGWADETVPPVAEIVARCVGAGYVDDAAFAETKSRSLARRGYGFRRVASALHKSGVARDIAETLRPDADSAYESARTYARKRRIGMFGTEPVDSATARRQFAAMIRAGHSAELAGHFVRSVPIEDVEDQI comes from the coding sequence GTGCCGCAGAGCAGATCAGCCCGGCCCCCGCGCCCCCTCGATCCGTCGACGCTTCAGGCGCTCGCGATCCGCTATGTCGGGCGCTATGCAACGACCGAGGCAAAGCTGCGCACCTACCTTGCCCGCAAGATCGGCGAACGGGGTTGGGCCGACGAGACGGTCCCGCCCGTTGCCGAGATCGTCGCGCGGTGCGTCGGGGCCGGTTATGTCGACGATGCCGCGTTTGCCGAAACCAAATCGCGTTCGCTGGCACGGCGCGGATACGGGTTTCGCCGCGTCGCGTCTGCGCTGCATAAATCGGGTGTTGCCCGCGATATCGCAGAAACACTGCGCCCTGACGCCGACTCGGCGTATGAAAGTGCCCGGACTTACGCCCGAAAGCGGCGTATCGGCATGTTCGGCACCGAACCGGTCGACAGCGCGACGGCACGCCGCCAGTTCGCCGCGATGATCCGCGCCGGTCATAGCGCTGAACTTGCCGGACATTTCGTCCGTAGTGTCCCCATCGAAGACGTCGAAGACCAAATTTAG
- a CDS encoding fatty acyl-AMP ligase, whose translation MPDTAEAPIPITRAPTPSDDGRPRRFADFATLSDALDFAAEGATGLNFHDPRGNLVRAYPYSELRDDARAMAARLVAYGIAPRDRVALIAETGPEFAALFFGCIYMGAWPVPLPLPTSFGGRDAFVDQLAVQMKSAEPVVLFHPAELDAMAGDAARAAGTRAIGWDDFAARPAPTFVAHNAQPDDIAYLQYSSGSTRFPHGVVITHHALLNNLAAHSHGMEVVPGDRCVSWLPWYHDMGLVGCLLSPVANQVSADYLKTEDFARRPLAWLDLISRNPGTTLSYSPTFGYDICARRISSQSHIADRLDLSRWRVAGNGADMIRPDVMQAFVDAFAPAGFKASAFLPSYGLAEATLAVSIMPPGEGIVVELVEETDLSGVPEDGKRPQRYRAIVNCGKPARDMAIEIREEDGTPLPERAVGKVWCAGPSIMQGYFRDEVSTVACMKDGWLDTGDMGYLSDGYVYIVGRAKDMIIVNGKNHWPQDIEWAVEQLPGFKPGDIAAFAITTPGGEETPAVLVQCRTTDDEERTRLRDAIREKVRGITGMNCVVELVPPRTLPRTSSGKLSRAKARNLYLSGEIQPYALAA comes from the coding sequence TTGCCCGATACCGCCGAAGCGCCGATTCCGATCACGCGCGCCCCTACACCCAGCGACGACGGGCGTCCCCGGCGATTTGCCGATTTCGCGACGCTGAGCGATGCACTCGACTTTGCGGCCGAGGGGGCGACAGGACTTAATTTCCACGATCCGCGCGGCAATCTGGTGCGTGCATATCCCTACAGCGAGCTGCGCGACGATGCCCGTGCCATGGCGGCGCGGCTGGTCGCTTATGGTATCGCGCCGCGCGACCGGGTGGCACTGATCGCCGAAACCGGCCCCGAATTTGCGGCATTGTTCTTCGGCTGCATCTATATGGGCGCATGGCCGGTGCCGCTGCCGTTGCCGACCTCGTTCGGCGGGCGCGACGCCTTTGTCGATCAGCTTGCCGTCCAGATGAAAAGCGCCGAGCCGGTCGTGCTGTTCCATCCCGCCGAACTCGACGCGATGGCGGGCGACGCCGCCCGGGCTGCGGGAACACGCGCCATCGGCTGGGACGATTTCGCGGCGCGACCCGCTCCGACATTCGTTGCTCATAACGCGCAACCCGATGACATTGCCTATCTGCAATATTCGAGCGGATCGACGCGTTTCCCGCACGGTGTCGTCATTACCCACCATGCGCTGCTCAATAACCTCGCGGCGCATTCGCACGGGATGGAAGTCGTGCCGGGCGACCGCTGCGTGTCGTGGCTGCCTTGGTATCACGACATGGGGCTGGTCGGCTGCCTGTTGTCGCCGGTCGCGAACCAAGTGTCGGCGGATTACCTCAAGACCGAGGATTTCGCACGACGTCCGCTGGCGTGGCTCGATCTGATCAGCCGCAATCCCGGCACGACGCTCAGCTATTCGCCGACTTTCGGTTACGACATCTGCGCGCGGCGCATCTCGTCGCAGTCGCACATCGCCGACCGGCTCGACCTGTCGCGCTGGCGCGTGGCGGGCAATGGCGCCGACATGATCCGGCCTGACGTCATGCAGGCCTTCGTCGATGCATTCGCACCCGCCGGGTTCAAGGCGTCGGCGTTTCTGCCCAGCTACGGCCTTGCCGAGGCCACGCTGGCGGTGTCGATCATGCCGCCGGGCGAAGGGATCGTCGTCGAGCTGGTCGAGGAGACCGACCTGTCGGGCGTGCCCGAGGACGGAAAGCGCCCGCAACGCTACCGGGCGATCGTCAACTGCGGCAAACCCGCACGCGACATGGCCATCGAAATCCGCGAGGAGGACGGCACGCCGCTGCCGGAGCGCGCGGTCGGCAAAGTCTGGTGTGCCGGCCCCTCGATCATGCAAGGCTATTTCCGCGACGAGGTGTCGACCGTCGCCTGCATGAAGGACGGTTGGCTCGATACCGGTGACATGGGCTATCTCAGCGACGGCTATGTCTACATCGTTGGTCGCGCCAAGGACATGATCATCGTCAACGGCAAGAACCACTGGCCGCAGGACATCGAATGGGCGGTCGAGCAGCTGCCCGGGTTCAAACCCGGCGATATCGCGGCGTTTGCCATTACGACCCCCGGAGGCGAAGAGACGCCCGCCGTGCTCGTCCAGTGCCGCACCACCGACGACGAGGAACGCACCCGGCTGCGCGATGCGATCCGTGAAAAGGTGCGCGGGATTACCGGCATGAACTGCGTGGTCGAACTTGTGCCGCCGCGCACCCTGCCCCGCACGAGTTCGGGCAAGCTGAGCCGAGCAAAGGCGCGCAATCTTTACCTGTCCGGCGAGATTCAGCCTTACGCACTGGCGGCCTGA
- a CDS encoding bifunctional diguanylate cyclase/phosphodiesterase has translation MKKKSPPLTESVAPVIDWATVLGFKEPSGFDWGRVRGAQLDVVHQLATARMVVALAAIATIVVAVMGHAPTAYIYGWALGFGTLVAMAGYPKLRHRGFTVQTATRAELQYETIWSTLMGLGWSAAFVLFAPHASAPQLLVLWAVMTAIMAGCAFALSAVPLATSIFLLIVGSSVAFAMWQLDLKLVSGIAALFTGGFVGACLHAGRTFVLHESAELSLAEKNEVVSLLLREFDDSGGDWMWQTDAAKCLTHVSPRFAYALGVESDVLESKPLLQILAGETWEAGNFSAGLRELAEKLKRRESFSDLILPVTIGGESHFWEMSASPRYDERGSFLGFRGVGSDVTAQRRSADKINHMARFDTLTGLPNRLQVTEALGEAMAETERWRTRCAFMMIDLDRFKAVNDTLGHPIGDRLLTRVAERLQSLMDDKNMCGRLGGDEFGVVVRDVADSAKLTRLARNIIETLSKPYEVDQHTLYIGASVGTAIGPRDGRSVEMLIRSADLALYRSKDEGGGAHNPYEPQLHAHAEERRVLEIALRQALEKSQFHIHYQPVVSADGGVIEGFEALLRWQHPELGNVSPARFVPVAEEARLIAPIGEWVLRSACEEAMRWPDTVRVAVNVSAEQLTDPNFVTSVVSSLAHSRLPAHRLELEVTESVFMREGTGAIAVLEQLLKLGIRLALDDFGTGYSSLGYLSKTKFSTIKVDRSFVQGAAKNVPEALAIIRAVVAMADSLGMSTTAEGVETDAEYQLVRRLGCRKVQGYLFGRPMAPADARALFETAKRQVA, from the coding sequence GTGAAAAAGAAATCGCCTCCGCTGACCGAATCGGTAGCACCGGTTATCGACTGGGCAACCGTCCTGGGGTTCAAAGAGCCGAGCGGCTTCGACTGGGGACGGGTGCGGGGTGCCCAGCTGGACGTGGTGCATCAACTTGCCACGGCCCGCATGGTTGTCGCGCTAGCCGCAATTGCGACGATCGTCGTCGCCGTGATGGGCCATGCCCCCACGGCGTATATCTATGGCTGGGCCTTGGGCTTCGGCACATTGGTCGCCATGGCGGGCTATCCCAAATTACGTCACCGCGGGTTTACCGTCCAGACCGCAACCCGGGCCGAGCTCCAGTATGAAACCATCTGGTCCACCCTGATGGGACTGGGATGGAGCGCGGCATTCGTCCTGTTCGCCCCGCACGCCAGTGCACCGCAGTTGCTGGTCCTGTGGGCGGTAATGACGGCAATCATGGCCGGGTGCGCTTTTGCGCTGTCGGCAGTACCGCTCGCAACCTCGATTTTCCTGCTGATCGTCGGCAGTTCGGTCGCCTTTGCCATGTGGCAACTCGACCTGAAACTGGTCAGCGGCATCGCGGCCCTGTTTACCGGCGGATTCGTCGGCGCTTGCCTGCATGCAGGGCGCACCTTCGTCCTCCACGAATCCGCCGAGCTGTCGCTTGCCGAAAAGAACGAAGTGGTGAGCCTGTTGTTGCGCGAATTCGACGACTCGGGCGGCGACTGGATGTGGCAGACCGACGCGGCAAAATGCCTGACGCACGTCAGTCCGCGCTTTGCCTATGCTCTCGGGGTCGAGAGCGACGTACTCGAATCCAAGCCGCTGCTCCAGATTCTGGCAGGGGAAACCTGGGAGGCGGGCAATTTCTCCGCCGGCCTGCGCGAGCTTGCCGAAAAACTGAAGCGGCGTGAAAGCTTTTCCGACCTGATCCTTCCCGTCACCATCGGCGGTGAATCGCATTTCTGGGAAATGTCGGCCTCGCCGCGCTATGACGAACGCGGATCGTTCCTCGGCTTTCGCGGCGTCGGGTCCGACGTTACCGCCCAGCGGCGCTCGGCGGACAAGATCAACCACATGGCGCGTTTCGACACGCTCACCGGCCTGCCCAACCGCCTGCAAGTCACCGAGGCGCTGGGCGAAGCCATGGCCGAAACCGAACGCTGGCGCACGCGCTGTGCATTCATGATGATCGATCTCGACCGGTTCAAGGCGGTCAACGATACGCTCGGTCATCCCATCGGCGACCGGCTGCTCACGCGGGTTGCCGAACGGTTGCAGAGCCTGATGGACGACAAGAACATGTGCGGGCGGCTGGGCGGCGACGAGTTCGGCGTGGTCGTGCGCGACGTCGCCGATTCGGCCAAGCTGACGCGGCTCGCCCGCAATATCATCGAAACATTGTCGAAGCCCTATGAGGTCGACCAGCACACGCTGTACATCGGCGCCTCGGTCGGCACGGCCATCGGCCCGCGCGACGGGCGGTCGGTCGAAATGCTGATCCGTTCGGCAGACCTCGCGCTCTACCGCTCGAAGGACGAGGGCGGCGGCGCGCATAATCCCTATGAGCCGCAGCTCCATGCCCATGCCGAGGAACGCCGCGTTCTCGAGATCGCGCTGCGCCAGGCCCTCGAAAAGAGCCAGTTCCACATCCACTACCAGCCCGTCGTCAGTGCCGATGGCGGTGTGATCGAAGGGTTCGAGGCGCTGCTGCGCTGGCAGCATCCCGAACTCGGCAATGTCAGCCCGGCGCGGTTCGTGCCGGTCGCCGAGGAAGCGCGGCTGATCGCGCCGATCGGTGAATGGGTGCTACGCTCCGCCTGCGAAGAGGCGATGCGCTGGCCCGATACGGTGCGGGTCGCGGTCAATGTTTCTGCCGAGCAGCTGACCGACCCCAACTTCGTGACGTCGGTGGTATCGTCGCTTGCCCACAGCCGCCTGCCCGCGCACCGCCTCGAACTCGAGGTCACCGAAAGCGTATTCATGCGCGAAGGAACGGGTGCCATTGCCGTGCTCGAACAGCTGCTGAAACTCGGTATCCGCCTCGCGCTCGACGATTTCGGCACGGGCTATTCGTCGCTCGGCTATCTGTCGAAGACGAAATTTTCGACGATCAAGGTCGATCGCAGCTTCGTCCAGGGGGCTGCCAAGAACGTCCCCGAGGCGCTGGCGATCATCCGCGCCGTCGTTGCGATGGCCGACAGCCTCGGCATGAGCACCACGGCCGAAGGGGTCGAGACCGACGCAGAATACCAGCTCGTCCGGCGCCTCGGGTGCCGCAAGGTTCAGGGGTATCTGTTCGGCCGCCCGATGGCGCCCGCCGACGCCCGCGCCTTGTTCGAAACCGCAAAACGCCAAGTCGCCTGA